A genomic segment from Nitratiruptor sp. YY08-10 encodes:
- a CDS encoding EAL domain-containing protein: protein MLRFAVCPHDTELQSAKECWKKISKKLASILHQTVELVTFENYIEERQRIKKERFDIYYANPIIAYKLYKQGYRPIGKRNEEQDCFVIIGDKGGKTDDEVLLVLVYLETHILPILHFEEVDLLRAKVVYVHSQREIYEKVRRGEADFGIIYQDIYDSIEDKEKIPVYRYFPTTFSHFFMALEEVADIAGDALEQIEELGFQKVSDQEFLESYRSTFPIKPLLRIRELFDLSKAIYNIPFIGVIVYQEYIIYANRYIQNLLGYTLEELQNSSVSDFVADKYKDAIENAIQKRLRGEQFVQNYFDLKIRTKSGSFRYAISFSNTITYQDEFSGIVFLIDVTREVRYQRLYKALRNINRAITSLMSEGELFETICQTVTHELDIALAWIAVPDKKSKIFKRKYACGNISYLEEIQITFDEKVPLSKGPTGTAFKDGTIHINENTLQNQAMKPWRESMLRYDFYSSAAIPIKKSGEVVAVLNLYATQPYFFSEENKTLLEELEHDLGFALEKIEHIQQSYMLRNALEKSDEWVLVTDEKGKIIYVNEFVVKVSGYTKEEILGKKPSIFNSGYQSANFYKQLWSCIAAGKEFKAIFVNRAKGGKLFYLDQKIVPILLPGALKRFIALGRDVTKEKELSRELEHIRYHDVITDLYNFNGFKFKVEELLEQTEQDEYGALAVIDIDRFSYFNKIYGVSRVDEILRRIATMLLVHFGKDTIIAKTGGDEFSLFFSNIHQEKQLFVIKFELETIFRQSFRIEENVIKLAVHGGIALYPSDAKSFSELYENAFLALKKAKLEHQNILFFNPDIEKGVRYSLQVQQLLAQAIENKEFLFHYQPYFEAKTQKLAGFEALIRIKDAQGNIHYPNDFVDYLEESSYLKEFESWALQEVAEKINQWNLPISINISARTFQNPDFPIKVKQYTKMLKKPLKVEITERLFMKDIRFTKKLIESLKMSETVEICVDDFGTGYSSLSYLEELEVDVLKIDISFVRKMVHSFRAKAVVQGIISIAKALHMKTIAEGVETKEQYELLRDFGVDYIQGFYFAKPMPEDEVVEKYFT, encoded by the coding sequence ATGCTGAGATTCGCTGTCTGTCCTCACGATACCGAGTTACAATCAGCAAAAGAGTGTTGGAAAAAAATAAGCAAAAAATTGGCATCTATACTTCATCAAACAGTAGAATTGGTAACTTTTGAAAACTACATTGAAGAGCGGCAGCGTATCAAAAAAGAGCGATTTGATATCTATTATGCCAATCCAATCATAGCCTATAAACTCTATAAGCAAGGATATCGACCTATAGGAAAACGAAATGAGGAGCAAGATTGTTTTGTCATCATAGGCGATAAAGGTGGCAAAACAGATGATGAAGTTCTTTTGGTTTTGGTCTATTTAGAGACTCATATTTTGCCGATTCTCCATTTTGAAGAGGTGGATCTCCTTAGAGCAAAAGTTGTGTATGTTCATTCACAGCGGGAGATTTACGAAAAAGTGAGACGAGGTGAGGCCGATTTTGGGATTATTTATCAAGATATATACGATTCCATTGAAGATAAAGAGAAGATTCCGGTTTATCGCTATTTTCCTACGACATTTTCACACTTTTTTATGGCTTTGGAGGAAGTTGCTGATATAGCAGGTGATGCATTGGAGCAGATTGAAGAGTTGGGTTTTCAGAAGGTATCCGATCAAGAGTTTCTTGAAAGCTATCGTTCCACATTTCCGATAAAACCTCTATTGCGCATTAGAGAGCTGTTCGATCTTTCCAAAGCGATTTACAACATCCCATTTATCGGCGTTATTGTCTACCAAGAATATATTATCTATGCAAACCGCTATATCCAAAATCTTTTGGGATACACCCTTGAAGAACTTCAAAATAGCAGTGTATCCGATTTTGTAGCAGATAAGTATAAAGATGCCATAGAAAATGCTATTCAAAAGCGCCTGAGAGGGGAACAATTTGTACAGAACTATTTTGATCTGAAAATTCGGACCAAATCAGGTTCTTTTCGATATGCCATCTCTTTTTCGAACACAATAACTTATCAAGACGAATTTTCAGGAATCGTTTTTTTAATCGACGTTACAAGAGAAGTTCGTTATCAGCGATTGTACAAAGCTTTGAGAAACATTAATAGGGCAATTACAAGTTTAATGAGTGAGGGGGAACTGTTTGAAACCATTTGTCAAACGGTCACTCATGAATTGGATATTGCATTGGCATGGATTGCTGTTCCTGATAAAAAGAGCAAGATTTTTAAAAGAAAATATGCATGCGGGAATATCTCCTATCTTGAGGAGATCCAGATCACTTTTGATGAAAAAGTTCCATTAAGTAAAGGACCAACAGGGACTGCTTTTAAAGATGGAACGATACATATCAATGAGAACACATTGCAAAATCAGGCAATGAAGCCGTGGCGTGAATCCATGTTGCGATACGATTTTTACTCTTCAGCTGCCATTCCTATCAAAAAATCGGGTGAAGTGGTGGCTGTACTGAATCTTTATGCGACACAGCCATATTTTTTCAGTGAAGAGAATAAAACATTACTGGAAGAACTTGAACATGATCTTGGATTTGCTTTAGAAAAAATAGAACATATCCAACAAAGCTATATGCTAAGAAACGCTCTTGAAAAATCGGATGAGTGGGTTCTTGTAACAGATGAAAAAGGAAAGATCATCTATGTCAACGAGTTTGTTGTGAAAGTGTCTGGATACACAAAAGAGGAGATTTTGGGTAAAAAACCCAGTATATTCAACTCTGGGTACCAGTCGGCAAATTTTTATAAGCAACTATGGTCTTGTATTGCTGCTGGGAAAGAGTTTAAAGCCATTTTTGTCAATCGGGCAAAAGGAGGAAAACTTTTTTATCTTGATCAAAAAATAGTACCTATCCTACTTCCTGGTGCATTGAAGCGTTTTATTGCTCTTGGGCGGGATGTAACAAAAGAGAAAGAGCTTTCGAGGGAGCTTGAGCATATACGGTACCATGATGTCATTACAGACCTCTATAATTTTAATGGATTCAAATTCAAAGTAGAAGAGCTTCTAGAACAGACTGAGCAAGATGAATATGGTGCTTTAGCGGTTATCGATATCGATAGGTTTTCCTATTTCAATAAGATTTATGGTGTTAGTAGAGTTGATGAGATTCTAAGACGAATAGCAACCATGTTGCTTGTCCATTTCGGCAAAGATACAATCATTGCAAAAACCGGAGGAGACGAGTTTAGCCTTTTTTTCTCAAATATTCATCAAGAAAAACAGCTTTTCGTCATTAAATTTGAATTGGAAACTATATTTAGACAGTCGTTTCGGATAGAAGAGAATGTAATCAAACTTGCTGTTCACGGAGGGATAGCTCTATATCCGAGTGATGCAAAAAGTTTTTCCGAACTGTATGAAAATGCTTTTTTGGCATTAAAAAAAGCAAAACTGGAGCATCAAAATATTCTCTTTTTCAATCCAGATATTGAAAAAGGAGTTCGTTACTCCCTTCAAGTGCAACAGCTTTTGGCTCAAGCCATAGAAAACAAAGAGTTTCTTTTCCATTATCAGCCCTATTTTGAAGCGAAGACACAAAAATTGGCAGGATTTGAGGCACTTATTCGGATTAAGGATGCACAAGGCAATATCCATTATCCAAACGATTTTGTAGACTATCTTGAAGAGTCCTCTTATCTCAAAGAGTTTGAGTCCTGGGCATTGCAGGAAGTGGCGGAAAAAATCAATCAATGGAATCTCCCCATCAGCATCAATATCTCGGCAAGAACGTTTCAAAATCCTGATTTTCCTATCAAAGTAAAACAGTATACAAAAATGCTGAAAAAGCCGTTGAAAGTAGAGATAACAGAGCGGCTTTTTATGAAAGATATTCGATTTACCAAAAAGTTGATTGAATCATTGAAAATGTCCGAGACAGTAGAGATTTGCGTGGATGATTTTGGAACCGGCTATTCATCTTTATCTTACCTCGAAGAGCTGGAAGTTGATGTTTTGAAGATTGATATAAGCTTTGTACGAAAAATGGTTCACAGTTTTCGGGCAAAAGCGGTTGTACAAGGGATTATTTCTATCGCCAAGGCACTTCATATGAAAACGATTGCAGAAGGGGTTGAAACGAAAGAGCAGTATGAGCTTTTACGAGATTTTGGTGTAGATTATATTCAAGGGTTCTATTTTGCAAAACCAATGCCGGAAGATGAAGTAGTTGAAAAATATTTTACATAG
- the rpsU gene encoding 30S ribosomal protein S21 has translation MPGILVRPDQSFEEAYRLFKKQVDRNLIVTEARARRFYEKPTERRKKEKIAARKKMLKRLYMLRRYESRL, from the coding sequence ATGCCTGGCATCCTCGTAAGACCTGATCAGTCGTTTGAGGAAGCGTACCGCCTTTTCAAAAAGCAAGTTGATAGAAACTTGATCGTCACGGAAGCTCGTGCTCGTAGATTTTACGAAAAGCCAACCGAAAGACGAAAAAAAGAGAAGATTGCGGCACGCAAAAAAATGCTCAAACGACTCTATATGCTCAGACGATACGAATCTCGTCTGTGA